Within Desulfolithobacter dissulfuricans, the genomic segment GACGCCGTTGTCGGCAAGATACTGAACCGGTGCCATGCAGCCGCCCTGCTGATGCGGTACGCTGGGCAGGGTGCGGACTTCCTTTACCTGCCCGTCGGCGACCTCCACGACAGTGTACAGGTCGCAGTGGCCAAAGTGGGCGCCAAAAGCGGCTTCCAGGCCGCCGGGATGGGTTGAGGGGATGCC encodes:
- a CDS encoding NifB/NifX family molybdenum-iron cluster-binding protein — translated: MLIGIPSTHPGGLEAAFGAHFGHCDLYTVVEVADGQVKEVRTLPSVPHQQGGCMAPVQYLADNGVKILLASGMGMRPLMGFNQVGIDVYYAGNAPTVGAAVEAFIAGQLQQFTQEFTCGGGGR